One Coregonus clupeaformis isolate EN_2021a chromosome 21, ASM2061545v1, whole genome shotgun sequence DNA window includes the following coding sequences:
- the ranbp9 gene encoding ran-binding protein 9 → MSGQSSGCGFLMSVVVHGDSALNEQENELNQQLRRLYPAVNELETPLPRSWSPKDKFSYIGLSQNNLRVHYKGHGKTPKDAASVRATHPIPAACGVYYFEVKIISKGRDGYMGIGLSAQGVNMNRLPGWDKHSYGYHGDDGHSFCSSGTGQPYGPTFTTGDVIGCCVNLINNTCFYTKNGHSLGIAFTDLPPNLYPTVGLQTPGEVVDANFGQHPFVFDIEDYMREWRTKIQAQIDRFPIGDREGEWQSMIQKMVASYLVHHSYCATAEAFAKSTDQAVHEELASIKNRQKIQKLVLSGRMGEAIETTQQLYPSLLESNPNLLFMLKVRQFIEMVNGTDSEVRCLGGRSPKSQDSYTGSPRPFSSPRHKASGSQAYLTGFDGGCCNGVMSSKAHPSPHSHKSCPPSPALLASAAELSSLNGSHSLQQPNASTDVDMEVDHFTNGVTESSFNGTSKHGAQTEDCDADMEVESAQSKRQLCGGSQAAIERMIHFGRELQSMSEHLRRECGKNSVNKKMLKDAFSLLAYSDPWTSPVGYQMDSIQREPVCSTLNSAILETHNLPKQPPLAQAVGQAAQCLSIMAHSGSGSCAFAAVDDYLH, encoded by the exons ATGTCTGGACAGTCATCGGGCTGTGGGTTTCTAATGTCGGTTGTTGTTCACGGAGACTCGGCTCTGAACGAGCAGGAAAATGAGCTCAACCAGCAACTCCGACGGCTCTATCCAGCGGTAAACGAACTTGAAACCCCGCTTCCTCGATCCTGGAGCCCGAAGGACAAGTTCAGTTACATTGGCCTCTCTCAGAACAATCTTCGAGTGCACTATAAag GTCATGGAAAGACCCCCAAAGATGCGGCATCCGTACGAGCCACTCATCCCATCCCAGCCGCCTGCGGGGTCTACTACTTTGAGGTGAAAATCATCAGTAAAGGCCGAGATGG GTACATGGGTATCGGTCTCTCGGCTCAAGGTGTCAACATGAACAGACTCCCTG GTTGGGACAAACACTCGTATGGTTACCACGGAGATGACGGCCACTCGTTCTGCTCCTCCGGCACGGGGCAGCCCTACGGCCCCACGTTCACTACAGGCGACGTGATTGGCTGCTGCGTCAACCTCATCAACAACACCTGCTTCTACACAAAGAATGGCCACAGCTTAG GAATAGCCTTTACAGATCTACCG CCCAACCTGTACCCCACAGTGGGGCTGCAGACCCCTGGGGAGGTGGTGGACGCCAACTTTGGCCAGCACCCATTTGTGTTCGACATCGAAGACTACATGCGCGAGTGGCGGACTAAGATCCAGGCCCAGATCGACAGGTTCCCcataggggacagggagggagagtggcAGTCCATGATCCAGAA AATGGTGGCATCCTACCTGGTCCACCATAGTTACTGTGCCACAGCCGAAGCCTTTGCCAAATCCACAGACCAGGCTGTGCATGAGGAGCTGGCCTCCATTAAAAACCGACAGA AGATCCAGAAGCTGGTGTTGTCAGGCAGAATGGGAGAGGCCATCGAGACCACCCAACAGCTGTACCCCAGCCTACTGGAGAGTAACCCCAACCTCTTATTTATGCTGAA GGTGAGACAGTTCATCGAGATGGTGAACGGGACGGACAGCGAGGTGCGATGCCTGGGGGGCCGCAGCCCCAAGTCCCAGGACAGCTACACGGGCTCGCCCCGCCCCTTCAGCAGCCCCAGACACAAAGCCAGTGGCTCCCAGGCCTACCTCACAG GGTTTGACGGTGGCTGTTGTAATGGGGTGATGTCCAGTAAGGCCCACCCCTCCCCCCACAGTCACAAGTCCTGCCCACCGAGCCCAGCCCTCCTTGCCTCCGCTGCTGAGCTCAGCTCCCTCAATGGCAGCCACAGCCTGCAGCAGCCCAACGCCAG TACTGATGTGGACATGGAGGTTGACCACTTCACCAACGGAGTGACCGAGTCCTCCTTCAATGGCACCTCCAAACACGGAGCCCAGACCGAGGACTGTGACGCAGACATGG AGGTGGAGTCGGCCCAGTCCAAGAGGCAGCTGTGCGGGGGAAGCCAGGCGGCCATCGAGAGGATGATCCACTTTGGCCGGGAGCTCCAGAGCATGAGTGAGCACCTACGCCGAGAGTGCGGCAAGAACTCGGTCAACAAGAAGATGCTCAAG GATGCATTCAGTCTGTTGGCCTACTCGGACCCGTGGACTAGCCCAGTGGGCTATCAGATGGACTCTATCCAGAGGGAACCGGTGTGTTCCACACTCAACAGTGCAATACTAG